The Salvia miltiorrhiza cultivar Shanhuang (shh) chromosome 1, IMPLAD_Smil_shh, whole genome shotgun sequence genome has a window encoding:
- the LOC131005133 gene encoding aldehyde oxidase GLOX-like, producing the protein MENKNINPLYKEALAIAYLLLHYSAIAGAATAAPPGQWKLLLNNTGVVAMHMALTHYNTVLMFDQTSSGPSNYRLPRRYNGRRCQRALVDLADPSCYAHSVEYSVSNNKIRPLFIEPDPWASSGSFLSNGTLLEAGGFGTGSKRVRYFRPCKNSLCDWSQGRKHLTSKRWYASSLRLPDHNDRVIVVGGSNVSSYEFVPKASLNEKSFNLPFLKRTYDAEGGNNLYPILHLSPDGHIFIFANTDSILFNYKRNKVVKTFPRIPGKGSRTYPSSASSVLLPLDHADHFLKAEVMICGGAAAGAVPAARRGRFLPGLSSCGRMTITGNNHKWKMEQMPGARLMHNMIILPNGNVLIINGAGSGCAGKNSAARPALQPYLYKPKKQLGRRFSLLKPSKIARMYHSSAILLPDGKILVAGGNPNNRYVFKNVAHPTELRLQAFTPGNMEAAFDDRRPSNVSVEHDGGVAYGGEFSVRFMMRKRAWHSARDVVFTAYASPFNTHSISMDQRLLVLRCKNVTVAVGGAGKQLLNAVVEAPPSAKVAPAGYYMMSVVYNGVPSVSQWVRFMHN; encoded by the coding sequence ATGgaaaacaagaacataaatccGCTCTACAAAGAAGCACTCGCCATTGCCTATCTGCTGCTACACTATTCAGCCATCGCCGGAGCAGCCACCGCCGCCCCGCCTGGCCAATGGAAGCTTCTGCTGAACAACACCGGCGTAGTGGCGATGCACATGGCCCTAACTCACTACAACACCGTCCTCATGTTCGACCAGACGAGCTCCGGCCCCTCCAACTACCGCCTGCCCCGCCGCTACAACGGGCGGCGCTGCCAGAGGGCCCTAGTGGACTTGGCGGACCCCTCTTGCTACGCCCATTCCGTAGAGTATAGCGTTTCCAACAATAAGATCAGGCCTCTGTTCATCGAGCCCGACCCCTGGGCCTCGTCGGGCTCGTTCCTCAGCAATGGCACATTGCTCGAGGCGGGCGGGTTTGGGACGGGCTCCAAGCGGGTTCGTTACTTTAGGCCGTGTAAGAACAGCCTTTGTGATTGGAGCCAGGGAAGGAAGCATCTTACCAGTAAGAGATGGTACGCTTCCAGCCTAAGATTACCCGACCACAACGACCGGGTGATCGTCGTGGGCGGGAGTAACGTCTCCTCCTACGAATTCGTACCAAAGGCATCGTTGAATGAGAAATCCTTTAACCTCCCATTCTTGAAAAGGACTTATGATGCTGAAGGAGGCAACAATTTGTACCCAATTCTCCACCTCTCTCCAGATGGCCATATATTCATCTTCGCCAATACGGATTCTATTCTTTTCAACTACAAACGCAACAAAGTCGTCAAGACTTTCCCTAGAATCCCGGGAAAAGGCTCACGAACTTATCCGAGCTCTGCTTCGTCAGTGCTCCTCCCGCTGGACCACGCCGACCACTTTTTAAAAGCGGAGGTCATGATCTGCGGAGGAGCGGCCGCCGGGGCAGTCCCCGCGGCAAGGCGAGGGCGGTTTCTCCCAGGCCTGAGCTCGTGTGGCCGGATGACGATCACGGGCAACAACCACAAATGGAAGATGGAGCAAATGCCCGGCGCTAGGTTgatgcacaacatgatcatcctCCCAAACGGCAACGTTTTGATCATCAACGGCGCCGGGAGCGGCTGCGCCGGCAAGAACTCCGCCGCGCGCCCAGCGCTTCAGCCCTACCTCTACAAGCCGAAGAAGCAGCTCGGCCGCCGCTTCTCTCTCCTAAAACCCTCGAAAATCGCGAGAATGTATCACTCGTCAGCCATTCTTTTACCCGATGGAAAGATTCTGGTCGCCGGCGGCAACCCTAACAACCGGTACGTCTTCAAGAACGTGGCTCACCCCACCGAGCTCCGGCTGCAGGCATTCACGCCGGGTAACATGGAGGCGGCGTTCGACGACAGGAGACCGAGCAATGTGAGCGTGGAGCACGACGGCGGAGTGGCTTACGGAGGAGAGTTTTCGGTGAGGTTCATGATGAGGAAGAGGGCGTGGCACTCGGCGCGCGACGTCGTTTTCACGGCCTATGCGTCTCCGTTCAACACGCATTCCATCTCCATGGATCAGAGGCTGCTGGTGTTGAGGTGCAAGAATGTTACGGTGGCGGTGGGCGGGGCGGGGAAGCAGTTGTTGAATGCGGTGGTGGAAGCTCCGCCTTCAGCCAAGGTAGCGCCTGCGGGGTATTATATGATGAGTGTTGTTTATAATGGAGTTCCAAGCGTATCGCAGTGGGTTAGATTTATGCACAACTGA
- the LOC131005134 gene encoding indole-3-glycerol phosphate synthase, chloroplastic-like, translating to MEGLYVINLRANSSALFSAHKVSGHQLFNPIPPKFTFLRSMPQTHMLNLSPLNQFSGSPIKAQQVEINGGLASASDPTISNEDLLKVKEWEIGMLQDELAASQGISIRRRPPNGPPPHYVGPFEFHLQNEGKIPCNILEEIVWHKDVEVSQMKERKPLSMLKKLLDNAPPARDFVGALKAANSRTGVPGLIAEVKKASPSRGVMREDFDPVLIAKAYEKGGAACLSVLTDEKFFQGSFENLEAIRNSGVQCPLLCKEFVIDAWQIYYARVKGADAILLIAAVLPDFDIKYMVKICKLLGLAALVEVHDVREMDRVLAIEGIELVGINNRDLGTFKVDISNTKNLLEGERGERIRQKGIIVVGESGLFTPTDIAYVQGAGVKAVLVGESIVKQKDPTAGIAELFGKNIAS from the exons ATGGAAGGTCTGTATGTGATAAACTTAAGAGCAAATTCCTCTGCCTTATTTTCAGCTCATAAAGTGTCTGGTCATCAGCTCTTTAATCCCATACCCCCAAAATTCACATTTTTAAGGTCTATGCCACAAACCCACATGTtgaatctctctcctctcaacCAATTTTCAGGTTCCCCCATTAAAGCTCAACAG GTTGAGATAAATGGTGGATTGGCTTCAGCGTCTGATCCTACAATTTCTAATGAAGATTTGCTCAAAGTTAAAGAGTGGGAAATTGGGATGTTGCAAGATGAACTGGCTGCTAGTCAAGGCATAAGTATTAGGAGGCGACCACCAAATGGACCGCCTCCTCATTACGTAGGTCCTTTTGAATTTCACTTGCAAAATGAGGGAAAGATTCCTTGTAATATTCTTGAAGAAATTGTATGGCACAAGGATGTGGAAGTCTCTCAG ATGAAAGAGAGGAAACCGCTTTCAATGTTGAAAAAGTTGCTTGATAATGCTCCGCCTGCTAGAGATTTTGTTGGAGCTCTTAAGGCCGCCAATTCAAGGACTGGGGTTCCTGGTTTAATTGCTGAAGTTAAGAAAGCCTCTCCTAGTCGAGGGGTTATGAGAGAAGATTTTGATCCT GTTCTGATTGCTAAAGCCTATGAAAAAGGTGGAGCAGCTTGCCTTAGTGTTTTGACCGATGAGAAGTTTTTCCAG GGAAGCTTTGAGAACTTGGAGGCGATAAGGAATTCCGGAGTGCAG TGCCCGCTCTTGTGCAAAGAGTTTGTAATAGATGCTTGGCAAATCTACTACGCCCGAGTTAAAGGTGCAGATGCGATTCTGTTGATTGCTGCTGTTTTGCCCGATTTTGACATCAAGTACATGGTTAAAATATGCAAGTTGCTAGGCTTAGCCGCACTTGTGGAG GTACACGATGTGAGAGAGATGGATCGTGTTTTAGCAATAGAGGGCATTGAACTAGTCGGCATCAATAACCGCGACCTAG GAACATTCAAGGTTGATATAAGCAACACTAAGAATCTTCTAGAAGGCGAGCGTGGAGAAAGGATACGTCAAAAAGGCATCATT GTGGTTGGGGAATCGGGGCTTTTTACTCCCACTGACATTGCATACGTGCAAGGAGCTGGTGTAAAAGCA GTACTGGTTGGTGAATCGATTGTTAAACAGAAAGACCCTACTGCTGGAATAGCTGAACTCTTTGGTAAAAATATTGCTTCATGA